A window from Prionailurus viverrinus isolate Anna unplaced genomic scaffold, UM_Priviv_1.0 scaffold_42, whole genome shotgun sequence encodes these proteins:
- the LOC125159104 gene encoding keratin-associated protein 10-7-like, with amino-acid sequence MAASTLSVCSSDLSYGSRVCLPGSSDSCPDSSWQVDDCPESCCEPPCCAPAPCLTLLCGPSSPCQGDCCTPACCKPVCCTPVCCKPICCTPVCCKPVCCTPVCCEDSPCTTSSCCQPSCCTSSPCQGDCCTPVCCKPVCCTPVCCQDSPCTTSSCCQPSCCTSSPCQGDCCTPACCKPVCCTPVCCQDSPCTTSSCCQPSCCTSSPCQGDCCTPVCCKPVCCTPVCCKPVCCTPVCCEDSPCSAPSCCQPSPCCRPSSCVSLLCRPVCRPTCCTPVSACCAPASSCCRPASCVSLLCRPVCPRPACCGPASGQSCC; translated from the exons ATGGCCGCGTCCACCCTGTCCGTCTGCTCCAGCGACCTGAGCTATGGCAGCCGCGTCTGCCTGCCCGGATCCTCGGACTCCTGCCCCGACTCCTCCTGGCAGGTGGACGACTGCCCAGAGAGCTGCTGCGAGCCCCCGTGCTGCGCCCCGGCCCCCTGCCTGACCCTCCTGTGCGGCCCCTCTTCCCCCTGCCAGGGAGACTGCTGCACCCCTGCGTGCTGCAAGCCCGtctgctgcacccctgtctgctgcAAACCCATCTGCTGCACCCCTGTGTgctgcaagcccgtgtgctgcacccctgtctgctgTGAGGACTCCCCCTGCACAACCTCTTCATGCTGCCAGCCGTCCTGCtgcacctcctccccctgccagggaGACTGCTGCACCCCTGTGTGCTGCAAGCCTGTGtgctgcacccctgtctgctgcCAGGACTCCCCCTGCACAACCTCTTCATGCTGCCAGCCGTCCTGCtgcacctcctccccctgccagggaGACTGCTGCACCCCTGCGTgctgcaagcccgtgtgctgcacccctgtctgctgcCAGGACTCCCCCTGCACAACCTCTTCATGCTGCCAGCCGTCCTGCtgcacctcctccccctgccagggaGACTGCTGCACCCCTGTGTGCTGCAAGCCTGTGtgctgcacccctgtctgctgcAAACCCGTCTGCTGCACCCCTGTGTGCTGCGAGGACTCCCCCTGCTCAGCCCCGTCCTGCTGCCAACCCAGCCCCTGCTGCAGGCCCTCCTCCTGCGTGTCCCTGCTCTGCCGCCCCGTGTGCAGGCCCACCTGCTGCACCCCTGTCT CCGCCTGCTgcgcccctgcctcctcctgctgcCGCCCAGCCTCCTGCGTGTCCCTGCTCTGCCGCCCCGTGTGCCCCCGCCCTGCCTGCTGCGGCCCCGCCTCAGGCCAGTCCTGCTGCTGA
- the LOC125159108 gene encoding keratin-associated protein 10-7-like isoform X2: protein MAASTLSVSSSDLSYGSRVCLPGASDSCPDSSWQVDDCPESCCEPPCCAPAPCLTLLCGPSSPCQGDCCTPACCKPVCCTPVCCKPICCTPVCCKPVCCTPVCCEDSPCTTSSCCQPSCCTSSPCQGDCCTPACCKPVCCTPVCCKPVCCTPVCCEDSPCTTSSCCQPSCCTSSPCQEDCCTPVCCKPVCCTPVCCKPVCCTPVCCKPVCCTPVCCEDSPCSAPSCCQPSPCCRPSSCVSLLCRPVCRPTCCSPVCCKPVCCTPDSPCSAPSCCQPSPCCRPSSSVSLLCRPVCPRPACCVPASGQSCC from the exons ATGGCCGCGTCCACCCTGTCCGTCAGCTCCAGCGACCTGAGCTATGGCAGCCGCGTCTGCCTGCCCGGGGCCTCGGACTCCTGCCCCGACTCTTCCTGGCAGGTGGACGACTGCCCAGAGAGCTGCTGCGAGCCCCCGTGCTGCGCCCCGGCCCCCTGCCTGACCCTCCTGTGCGGCCCCTCTTCCCCCTGCCAGGGAGACTGCTGCACCCCTGCGTGCTGCAAGCCCGtctgctgcacccctgtctgctgcAAACCCATCTGCTGCACCCCTGTGTgctgcaagcccgtgtgctgcacccctgtctgctgTGAGGACTCCCCCTGCACAACCTCTTCATGCTGCCAGCCGTCCTGCtgcacctcctccccctgccagggaGACTGCTGCACCCCTGCATGCTGCAAGCCCGtctgctgcacccctgtctgctgcaagcccgtgtgctgcacccctgtctgctgTGAGGACTCCCCCTGCACAACCTCTTCATGCTGCCAGCCGTCCTGCtgcacctcctccccctgccaggaagactgctgcacccctgtgtgctgcaagcccgtgtgctgcacccctgtctgctgcAAGCCTGtctgctgcacccctgtctgctgcAAACCCGTCTGCTGCACCCCTGTGTGCTGCGAGGACTCCCCTTGCTCAGCCCCttcctgctgccagcccagcccctgctgcagaCCCTCCTCCTGCGTGTCCCTGCTCTGCCGTCCCGTGTGCAGGCCCACCTGCTGCTCCCCTGTCTGCTGCAAGCCCGTCTGTTGCACCCCT GATtccccctgctcagccccctcctgctgccagcccagcccctgctgcagaCCCTCCTCCAGTGTATCCCTGCTCTGCCGCCCCGTGTGCCCCCGCCCTGCCTGCTGCGTCCCCGCCTCAGGCCAGTCCTGCTGCTGA
- the LOC125159108 gene encoding keratin-associated protein 10-9-like isoform X1, producing the protein MAASTLSVSSSDLSYGSRVCLPGASDSCPDSSWQVDDCPESCCEPPCCAPAPCLTLLCGPSSPCQGDCCTPACCKPVCCTPVCCKPICCTPVCCKPVCCTPVCCEDSPCTTSSCCQPSCCTSSPCQGDCCTPACCKPVCCTPVCCKPVCCTPVCCEDSPCTTSSCCQPSCCTSSPCQEDCCTPVCCKPVCCTPVCCKPVCCTPVCCKPVCCTPVCCEDSPCSAPSCCQPSPCCRPSSCVSLLCRPVCRPTCCSPVCCKPVCCTPVCCKPVCCTPVCCKPVCCTPPSPCCRPSSSVSLLCRPVCPRPACCVPASGQSCC; encoded by the exons ATGGCCGCGTCCACCCTGTCCGTCAGCTCCAGCGACCTGAGCTATGGCAGCCGCGTCTGCCTGCCCGGGGCCTCGGACTCCTGCCCCGACTCTTCCTGGCAGGTGGACGACTGCCCAGAGAGCTGCTGCGAGCCCCCGTGCTGCGCCCCGGCCCCCTGCCTGACCCTCCTGTGCGGCCCCTCTTCCCCCTGCCAGGGAGACTGCTGCACCCCTGCGTGCTGCAAGCCCGtctgctgcacccctgtctgctgcAAACCCATCTGCTGCACCCCTGTGTgctgcaagcccgtgtgctgcacccctgtctgctgTGAGGACTCCCCCTGCACAACCTCTTCATGCTGCCAGCCGTCCTGCtgcacctcctccccctgccagggaGACTGCTGCACCCCTGCATGCTGCAAGCCCGtctgctgcacccctgtctgctgcaagcccgtgtgctgcacccctgtctgctgTGAGGACTCCCCCTGCACAACCTCTTCATGCTGCCAGCCGTCCTGCtgcacctcctccccctgccaggaagactgctgcacccctgtgtgctgcaagcccgtgtgctgcacccctgtctgctgcAAGCCTGtctgctgcacccctgtctgctgcAAACCCGTCTGCTGCACCCCTGTGTGCTGCGAGGACTCCCCTTGCTCAGCCCCttcctgctgccagcccagcccctgctgcagaCCCTCCTCCTGCGTGTCCCTGCTCTGCCGTCCCGTGTGCAGGCCCACCTGCTGCTCCCCTGTCTGCTGCAAGCCCGTCTGTTGCACCCCTGTCTGCTGCAAGCCTGtctgctgcacccctgtctgctgcAAGCCTGTCTGCTGCACCCCT cccagcccctgctgcagaCCCTCCTCCAGTGTATCCCTGCTCTGCCGCCCCGTGTGCCCCCGCCCTGCCTGCTGCGTCCCCGCCTCAGGCCAGTCCTGCTGCTGA